One window from the genome of Paraneptunicella aestuarii encodes:
- the pdxA gene encoding 4-hydroxythreonine-4-phosphate dehydrogenase PdxA has translation MTMPIKLAVTPGEPAGIGPDLIIQLAQLNWQAQLVVFADRDMLLQRAEQLMLPLELIDYHQGCQDLLKPGQLYLVHIPTQVQVVAGELNAENGHYVVETLRLASEANINGEFDAVVTGPVHKGIINQSGISFSGHTEFFALQSNTPDVVMLLATEGLRVALVTTHIPLAYVSKAITPERLEKVISILHDDLKSKFGIDKPRIYVCGLNPHAGENGHIGKEEQLVITPTLDMLRAKGLDLVGPLPADTIFQPKYLNDADAVLTMYHDQGLPVLKYKGFGASVNITLGLPFIRTSVDHGTAVELAGTGNIDKGSFKIALQQAIELAESRKE, from the coding sequence ATGACAATGCCCATTAAACTCGCAGTCACTCCCGGAGAACCCGCAGGTATAGGGCCGGATCTGATTATTCAGCTCGCACAATTAAACTGGCAAGCACAATTAGTTGTATTTGCCGACAGAGACATGCTGCTTCAACGAGCGGAACAGTTAATGTTACCGCTCGAGCTGATTGACTACCATCAAGGGTGTCAGGATTTGCTTAAACCAGGGCAGTTATATCTGGTACATATTCCCACTCAAGTGCAGGTTGTAGCTGGTGAACTGAACGCTGAAAATGGTCACTACGTGGTTGAAACTCTGCGGCTAGCAAGTGAAGCCAACATCAACGGAGAGTTTGATGCCGTTGTTACAGGCCCCGTTCACAAAGGTATTATCAACCAGTCAGGGATTTCATTTAGTGGTCACACTGAATTTTTTGCCTTGCAAAGCAATACACCTGACGTAGTCATGTTACTGGCAACAGAAGGCTTGCGTGTTGCTCTGGTAACAACACATATTCCTTTGGCCTATGTCAGTAAAGCCATTACACCGGAAAGGTTGGAGAAAGTGATCTCCATTCTGCATGACGATCTTAAAAGTAAATTTGGTATCGACAAGCCGCGTATTTACGTTTGCGGACTCAATCCTCATGCGGGTGAAAATGGTCATATCGGCAAAGAGGAACAGTTGGTTATTACACCAACCTTGGACATGCTTCGTGCAAAAGGCTTAGATCTTGTCGGCCCATTACCCGCGGATACCATTTTCCAACCGAAATATCTCAATGACGCTGATGCAGTGTTAACCATGTATCACGATCAGGGGCTGCCGGTTTTAAAATACAAGGGGTTTGGTGCCTCTGTGAATATCACATTGGGACTGCCTTTTATTCGCACCTCAGTGGATCATGGAACCGCCGTAGAACTAGCGGGTACAGGCAATATTGATAAGGGCAGCTTCAAAATTGCTCTACAACAAGCGATAGAATTGGCTGAAAGTCGGAAAGAATAA
- the rsmA gene encoding 16S rRNA (adenine(1518)-N(6)/adenine(1519)-N(6))-dimethyltransferase RsmA, protein MNSKTHLGHVARKRFGQNFLNDQRVIDDIVSAINPVDGENLIEIGPGLGALTEPVCEQVSHLTVVELDRDLAKRLTSHPFIQDKLTVVESDAMKFDFSTLASPDKPLRIFGNLPYNISTPLMFHLFEYTDCIQDMHFMLQKEVVNRLAASPGGKDYGKLSIMAQYYCQVIPVLHVPPHAFKPAPKVDSAVVRLVPHKSRPVEVAAPHFLQQVCAAAFNQRRKTLRNSLKDYISAEEIEALGINPGVRAETLSLEEYAKLANVIANRDSTEE, encoded by the coding sequence GTGAATAGTAAAACCCATTTAGGGCACGTTGCCAGAAAACGATTCGGACAAAATTTCCTTAATGATCAACGCGTCATTGACGACATCGTTTCAGCCATTAATCCTGTTGATGGTGAGAACCTGATAGAGATAGGCCCCGGTTTGGGAGCATTAACGGAACCCGTTTGCGAACAGGTTTCCCATCTCACCGTAGTCGAGCTGGATAGAGATTTAGCTAAACGATTAACAAGCCATCCCTTTATTCAAGACAAATTAACCGTAGTAGAAAGTGATGCAATGAAATTTGATTTCAGCACATTGGCATCACCAGACAAACCGTTAAGAATCTTTGGCAACCTGCCCTATAACATCTCAACACCCTTGATGTTTCATCTATTTGAGTACACTGACTGTATTCAAGATATGCACTTCATGTTACAAAAGGAAGTGGTGAACAGATTGGCAGCTTCCCCGGGGGGCAAAGATTACGGTAAATTATCCATCATGGCGCAATATTACTGTCAGGTTATTCCTGTTTTGCATGTGCCTCCACATGCCTTTAAACCTGCCCCGAAAGTGGATTCAGCCGTTGTTCGACTTGTGCCTCATAAGTCAAGACCTGTTGAGGTTGCAGCACCGCATTTTCTTCAGCAAGTGTGTGCCGCAGCATTTAATCAACGTAGAAAAACCCTACGTAACAGTTTGAAAGATTATATCTCAGCGGAAGAAATTGAAGCTCTAGGTATTAATCCCGGTGTTAGAGCGGAAACCTTGAGCCTGGAAGAATATGCCAAATTGGCTAATGTCATTGCGAATCGCGACTCAACAGAAGAGTAG
- the apaG gene encoding Co2+/Mg2+ efflux protein ApaG: protein MNQEIADQVLIQVKTRYLAEHPAAKADKYAFAYDIDIHNQGSDTVQLINRYWLITNANGEKTEVHGSGVVGEQPILKPGGSFQYTSGAVLETPVGTMEGYYEMKLDNGHLFKVPIPIFRLAVPNSIN from the coding sequence ATGAATCAAGAAATTGCAGACCAAGTTCTCATACAGGTTAAAACACGCTATTTAGCCGAGCACCCAGCAGCAAAAGCTGATAAATATGCATTTGCTTATGACATCGATATTCATAATCAGGGCAGTGACACGGTTCAATTGATTAACCGCTATTGGTTAATTACTAATGCCAATGGTGAGAAAACAGAAGTGCATGGTTCTGGAGTAGTAGGAGAGCAGCCAATATTAAAACCTGGTGGTTCATTTCAGTACACCAGTGGTGCCGTACTCGAAACCCCTGTAGGCACAATGGAAGGCTACTATGAAATGAAACTGGATAATGGTCACTTATTCAAAGTGCCTATCCCCATCTTCCGACTAGCGGTGCCTAATTCTATAAATTAA
- a CDS encoding symmetrical bis(5'-nucleosyl)-tetraphosphatase: MATYIVGDIQGCYSGLRKLLDKVGFEPKHDMLWAVGDLIGRGSESLQTMEYLCELGDKFNCVLGNHDLHFLAVHNKIRTANPKDKFEPLLNSPKVDMFVQWLRNKPLACKLAPDLFISHAGLYPLWGVEQALAYSQEVERFLESDCWVELLEHMYTTREIAWSESFSYMDRLGFIIDAFTRMRYLCEDDSLNFSCKSPVNESPQHLKPWFEHSRIKALKGTKLVFGHWAALEGQTPYEHCVALDTGYIWGIKLSILCVESMDIVSVSQ; this comes from the coding sequence GTGGCTACTTACATAGTAGGTGATATTCAGGGATGTTACAGCGGATTGAGAAAACTGCTGGATAAAGTCGGTTTCGAGCCCAAACACGATATGCTTTGGGCTGTTGGTGATTTAATAGGTAGAGGGTCTGAATCCCTGCAAACAATGGAATACCTTTGTGAGCTGGGGGACAAATTTAATTGTGTGTTAGGAAATCATGATCTGCATTTCCTCGCCGTCCACAACAAAATTCGCACAGCGAATCCTAAGGACAAATTCGAACCTTTACTAAATTCACCCAAAGTAGACATGTTTGTGCAGTGGTTGAGAAACAAGCCTCTGGCATGCAAGCTGGCTCCAGATCTGTTTATAAGTCATGCCGGACTATATCCTCTTTGGGGGGTTGAGCAGGCATTGGCATATTCTCAAGAGGTCGAAAGATTTCTTGAAAGTGACTGTTGGGTCGAGCTGTTAGAGCACATGTATACAACAAGAGAAATCGCCTGGAGTGAATCATTTTCATACATGGATAGGCTAGGATTCATCATTGATGCCTTTACACGTATGCGTTATCTGTGTGAAGATGATAGCCTGAATTTCTCATGTAAAAGCCCGGTGAATGAATCACCTCAGCATCTTAAACCCTGGTTTGAACATAGCAGGATTAAGGCGCTCAAGGGTACCAAACTGGTATTTGGACATTGGGCAGCACTGGAAGGACAAACTCCCTACGAACATTGTGTCGCTCTCGACACAGGGTACATTTGGGGCATTAAACTTTCCATACTATGTGTGGAGAGCATGGATATTGTCTCCGTGTCCCAATAA
- a CDS encoding HAMP domain-containing methyl-accepting chemotaxis protein yields MNITVAKRIIGGFTAISVLLFLISITSWFSLSKINSASDEVIDLAIPTLVQSNQLKILLSQISTITYQGYYEQDLASLEKQKKKFEEYKASFGTELDSLKRVVASEQGLRAASNKLDELYQPYFGHVESIFNDKDTILSITSRLEEQLMEIEDDVDNTSTLILDFNYSDAAQSNPSLKAAATVGESLDNSLMSVVTASDAFTKTRDTARAETLGNEVKLLIERIAEEGGEMQAKSQGKDASGAISEVQENINSLQDKLKGPSGLIANHNQRIARMDSARASLEKALNAMQSTTDQLNTLLSLGDSKADTIKAEVTSSVSSGRWSIGIITLISIAVAAGVAIVTVRAITIPLQKVNDMLNVVATGDLTRKLDDKSKDEFGDLARNCNALIDSLKDLISGISNGATQLAAAAEETSSVTTQATRSIQEQKSQVAQVATATTELNSTAQLVANSAEDTLAQIGNANVEAETVKRISEDNKNTIMVLAKDVESAANVINKVQQDSASIGGILDVIRGIADQTNLLALNAAIEAARAGEQGRGFAVVADEVRTLASRTQESTQEIQSMIEVLQAGAEQAVSVMQKGKEQTSLCVTQAEKAAEALNSITSAVHRAHDVSTQIEQAAKEQHTVSRDISEKLENIVNIAEETAAGAQHTSRASQEVAGLAEELQSSVRKFRV; encoded by the coding sequence ATGAATATTACAGTTGCCAAACGCATCATAGGCGGTTTTACAGCAATCAGTGTACTCTTATTCCTGATAAGTATTACGTCCTGGTTTAGTCTTAGTAAAATCAATAGCGCCTCTGATGAAGTAATCGATCTGGCGATCCCAACCCTTGTGCAAAGTAATCAGTTAAAAATATTACTTTCGCAGATAAGTACCATTACTTATCAAGGCTATTACGAGCAAGATCTTGCTTCTCTGGAAAAGCAAAAGAAGAAATTTGAAGAATATAAGGCTTCATTTGGTACAGAACTGGATTCCCTCAAGCGTGTAGTAGCAAGCGAACAAGGGTTGAGAGCAGCCAGTAACAAACTGGATGAACTATACCAGCCTTATTTCGGTCATGTTGAAAGCATATTTAACGATAAAGACACTATTCTCTCCATTACCAGTCGATTAGAAGAGCAACTAATGGAAATCGAAGACGATGTTGATAACACGTCAACTCTGATTCTCGATTTCAACTATAGTGATGCCGCACAAAGCAACCCTTCCCTAAAAGCAGCAGCCACAGTTGGTGAGTCTTTGGATAACAGCTTGATGTCAGTTGTTACCGCAAGTGATGCATTTACCAAAACCCGCGATACCGCCCGAGCCGAAACCCTTGGAAACGAGGTGAAATTGCTGATAGAGCGTATTGCCGAGGAAGGTGGTGAGATGCAAGCAAAATCTCAGGGGAAAGACGCATCAGGTGCTATTAGCGAAGTTCAGGAAAATATAAATTCACTTCAAGACAAGTTAAAAGGCCCGAGTGGTTTGATAGCGAATCATAATCAGCGTATTGCCAGAATGGATAGCGCCAGAGCCTCTCTGGAAAAAGCTCTGAACGCCATGCAAAGCACAACCGATCAACTCAACACTCTTCTTTCATTGGGTGACTCTAAAGCAGATACCATCAAGGCAGAAGTAACCTCTAGCGTATCTTCTGGTCGCTGGAGTATTGGTATTATTACTCTTATTTCAATTGCGGTAGCTGCAGGCGTTGCAATTGTAACTGTACGTGCTATCACGATTCCTCTGCAAAAAGTTAACGACATGCTAAATGTTGTCGCAACTGGTGACCTGACTCGCAAGCTGGATGACAAATCTAAAGACGAGTTTGGTGATTTGGCAAGAAACTGTAATGCTCTCATAGATAGCCTTAAAGACCTCATATCGGGCATCAGTAATGGCGCCACTCAGCTTGCAGCGGCCGCAGAAGAAACATCTTCCGTAACAACACAAGCCACTCGCTCAATCCAAGAGCAGAAATCTCAAGTTGCCCAGGTTGCTACTGCTACCACTGAATTAAACAGTACAGCGCAACTGGTTGCTAATAGTGCGGAAGATACTTTGGCGCAAATCGGTAATGCTAACGTTGAAGCCGAAACGGTTAAGCGTATTTCCGAAGACAACAAGAACACAATTATGGTATTGGCAAAAGACGTCGAATCTGCCGCCAACGTTATCAACAAAGTACAACAAGACAGCGCCAGCATTGGTGGAATTCTTGACGTAATTCGCGGCATCGCCGACCAAACTAACCTGTTAGCACTTAACGCGGCTATTGAGGCGGCTCGTGCAGGTGAACAAGGTCGTGGCTTTGCGGTTGTTGCTGACGAAGTAAGAACACTTGCCAGCAGAACTCAAGAATCGACTCAGGAAATTCAATCAATGATTGAAGTTCTACAAGCAGGTGCTGAACAAGCCGTGTCGGTAATGCAAAAGGGTAAAGAGCAAACCAGCCTATGTGTAACCCAAGCTGAAAAAGCGGCTGAAGCGCTTAACTCAATTACCAGTGCAGTTCATAGAGCTCATGATGTCAGCACTCAAATTGAGCAAGCAGCGAAAGAGCAGCATACGGTATCTCGCGACATCAGTGAAAAACTGGAAAACATTGTTAACATTGCAGAAGAAACCGCAGCCGGTGCACAGCACACTTCGCGAGCCAGTCAGGAAGTTGCCGGATTGGCCGAAGAACTGCAATCGTCTGTTCGGAAATTCCGGGTTTAA
- the folA gene encoding type 3 dihydrofolate reductase, protein MSKISLIAAMADRRVIGADNAMPWHLPADLKHFKQVTMGKPVIMGRKTYQSIGKALPGRQNIVISASGFDASDADVVTTPEQALELVSGIEEVMIIGGGKIYEMFLPQADTLYLTFIDLEVQGDTQFPDYESHCEWSEVESEAFQADDKNPYSYRFVTLKRM, encoded by the coding sequence ATGAGTAAGATTTCCCTTATTGCTGCGATGGCTGATAGGCGTGTGATTGGTGCTGATAATGCCATGCCTTGGCATTTGCCTGCGGATCTTAAGCATTTTAAGCAAGTGACAATGGGCAAGCCAGTGATCATGGGAAGGAAGACCTATCAGTCTATAGGTAAAGCGCTACCGGGCAGGCAGAATATTGTGATCAGCGCTTCGGGTTTTGATGCGAGCGATGCTGATGTTGTTACTACGCCAGAACAGGCGTTGGAGTTAGTGTCAGGTATTGAAGAAGTAATGATTATCGGTGGTGGAAAAATCTATGAGATGTTTTTGCCTCAAGCCGATACGTTGTACCTGACTTTTATTGATTTGGAAGTGCAGGGTGATACTCAATTTCCTGATTATGAATCTCATTGCGAATGGAGTGAAGTTGAATCGGAGGCTTTTCAAGCTGATGATAAAAATCCTTATTCATATCGGTTTGTTACGCTAAAGCGGATGTAA